CGGCGTCCGCGGGCTCGCTTGCGCCCAGCACCAACAGGCCAGCGAGCAGCACGCACCACCGACCTGCAGGACCCATGCCCGCCATGGCCACGACCTCCTACTTCAAGAGTACGACCTTTCTTGACAACTCGCCAGCACCAGTCTCCAGCCTGCAGAAGTACACCCCGCTCGCCGCACGCTCCCCGCGATCCGTCCTGCCGTCCCACGTGGCCGTCTGCAACCCGGCGGGGACCGGCCCGTCCACGAGGGTCCTCACCCGCCGCCCCGCAAGGTCGTACACCACCAGCCGCACGGGACACGCCTGCGGCAGCGCGAACCTGAACACGGTGTCAGGATTGAACGGGTTGGGGGTGTTCGGGAGGAGCTCAAGCGCCAGGGGGCGGTCCTGCTCCTCATCGCCTCCGGACTCGGGCGCGCCGCGTCCCTGCCCGGGGTCGCTCGCAAGAT
This genomic stretch from Candidatus Effluviviaceae Genus I sp. harbors:
- a CDS encoding T9SS type A sorting domain-containing protein translates to VRRNTITGKSLPIGFFVGGTTWLPSLGEAVDGKCTACEETTLGGCNRVVTDKDPAEWYVYSDRRDSVWAECNYWYPTPQASQFHGFVAWRPYLASDPGQGRGAPESGGDEEQDRPLALELLPNTPNPFNPDTVFRFALPQACPVRLVVYDLAGRRVRTLVDGPVPAGLQTATWDGRTDRGERAASGVYFCRLETGAGELSRKVVLLK